From a single Rosa rugosa chromosome 7, drRosRugo1.1, whole genome shotgun sequence genomic region:
- the LOC133719927 gene encoding NDR1/HIN1-like protein 10: MYYCIILCFSLPFVIFGFIFFPQEPKFTITNATLTQFNFNSSNNTLDYNLALNMTIRNPNKRVGIYYRRIQVIGNYRKKRFSLVSLTTLPFYQGHKNTIDLHQLVVQGSQLVKFGKREVSQFNSETASGIYSINVQLALRIKARYGKFKSRNYKPYRKIDCKLKVPLSFNETSTAIGFKATRCGNVHFFSDPDAD, from the coding sequence ATGTACTACTGCATCATCCTCTGCTTCAGCCTGCCCTTCGTGATATTCGGGTTCATCTTCTTTCCCCAAGAGCCCAAATTCACAATCACCAATGCCACTCTAACCCAATTCAATTTCAACAGTTCCAACAACACCCTCGATTACAACCTCGCACTCAACATGACCATCAGAAACCCTAACAAGAGGGTTGGCATATATTACCGCCGCATCCAAGTCATTGGTAACTACCGAAAGAAGAGATTTTCTCTCGTCTCTTTGACTACTTTGCCGTTCTACCAAGGCCACAAAAACACCATCGATTTGCATCAACTGGTTGTTCAAGGGTCGCAACTGGTGAAGTTTGGAAAACGCGAGGTGTCCCAGTTTAACTCGGAGACTGCTTCCGGGATTTATAGTATAAACGTGCAGCTCGCTCTTCGGATAAAAGCCAGGTACGGCAAGTTCAAGTCGCGCAATTACAAGCCGTATAGGAAGATTGACTGCAAGCTGAAGGTTCCTTTGAGTTTTAATGAAACGTCAACGGCCATTGGTTTTAAGGCTACAAGGTGTGGAAATGTTCACTTCTTTTCAGATCCTGATGCAGATTAA